A window of the Limanda limanda chromosome 8, fLimLim1.1, whole genome shotgun sequence genome harbors these coding sequences:
- the tat gene encoding tyrosine aminotransferase isoform X1, translated as MDDKTYLVKMNGNGVHGKTALNAKTLVGTVVNGRGGLGNGLNHVSMNGSLYPAKVKSRRQRWEVKPSEMANNTLNPIRSIVDEMKLTPNRDKPMIALSIGDPTVFGNLPTDQVVLQAVKDAVDSQKYNGYAPSVGYLKSRQALANFYSCPEAPLEAEDVILTSGCSHAIDLAISVLCNPGDNILVPCPGFSLYKTLAISMGIHVKLYNLLPEKSWEVDLQQMESLIDERTSCVIVTNPSNPCGSVYSKEHLQKILKVASRHCVPILADEIYSDMVLPGISCPSMASLSSDVPVISCGGLAKRWLVPGWRMGWILIHDRNDILGPAIRQGLVKLSQRILGACSLIQGALEGILNNTPQSFYNNTISLLKSNAEICFNELSTVAGLNPVKTSGAMYLMVGMDMDHFPDFKNDVDFTERLVTEQSVFCLPASAFEYPNFFRIVLTVPKEMMEEACSRIREFCLCHYRPSSRGSGQDLDQ; from the exons ATGGATGACAAGACGTACTTGGTGAAGATGAACGGGAACGGCGTCCACGGCAAAACCGCGCTCAACGCCAAAACCCTGGTCGGGACCGTGGTCaacgggaggggggggctgggaAACGGCCTCAACCACGTCAGCATGAACGGCAGCTTGTACCCGGCCAAGGTGAAGAGCCGCCGGCAGAGGTGGGAGGTGAAGCCCTCCGAGATGGCCAACAACACGCTGAACCCCATCAGGAGCATCGTGGACGAGATGAAGCTCACACCCAACAGAGACAAGCCCATGATCGCCCTCTCCATCG GCGACCCCACGGTGTTTGGGAACCTGCCCACAGACCAGGTGGTGCTTCAGGCCGTGAAAGACGCCGTCGACTCGCAGAAATACAACGGCTACGCCCCCTCAGTCG GTTATCTGAAGAGCCGACAGGCCTTGGCCAACTTTTACAGCTGCCCCGAGGCTCCACTGGAGGCAGAG GATGTGATCCTGACCAGCGGCTGCAGTCACGCCATCGACCTGGCGATCAGCGTCCTGTGTAACCCCGGGGACAACATCCTGGTGCCCTGCCCGGGATTCTCCTTATATAAGACTCTGGCCATCTCCATGGGCATCCACGTTAAACTCTACAACCTGCTG CCGGAGAAGTCGTGGGAGGTGGACCTGCAGCAGATGGAGAGCCTGATCGACGAGAGGACTTCCTGTGTGATCGTGACCAACCCGTCCAACCCGTGTGGCTCCGTCTACAGCAAGGAACATCTGCAGAAGATCCTCAAAG tgGCCTCCAGACACTGTGTTCCTATTCTGGCCGATGAAATCTACAGTGACATG gtgttgCCCGGCATCAGCTGTCCGTCCATGGCGTCCCTCAGCAGTGACGTCCCGGTCATCTCCTGCGGAGGTCTGGCCAAACGCTGGCTGGTCCCCGGCTGGAGGATGGGATGGATCCTCATCCACGACCGGAACGACATCCTTGGACCTGCA ATTCGTCAGGGTCTGGTGAAACTGAGCCAGCGGATCCTGGGAGCCTGCAGTCTGATCCAGGGGGCGCTAGAGGGCATCCTCAACAACACGCCTCAGAGCTTCTACAACAACACCATCAGCTTACTAAAG TCGAACGCAGAGATCTGTTTCAACGAGCTGTCCACGGTCGCCGGCCTGAACCCGGTCAAGACCTCAGGAGCCATGTACCTCATG gtgggCATGGACATGGATCACTTCCCAGACTTTAAGAACGATGTGGACTTCACTGAGCGTCTGGTCACCGAACAGTCGGTCTTCTGTCTCCCGGCCTCG GCGTTCGAGTATCCCAACTTCTTCCGCATCGTGTTGACGGTGCCgaaggagatgatggaggaggcCTGCAGCCGGATCCGGGAGTTCTGCCTGTGCCACTACCGGCCCAGCAGCCGCGGGAGTGGCCAGGATCTGGACCAGTGA
- the tat gene encoding tyrosine aminotransferase isoform X2, translating to MDDKTYLVKMNGNGVHGKTALNAKTLVGTVVNGRGGLGNGLNHVSMNGSLYPAKVKSRRQRWEVKPSEMANNTLNPIRSIVDEMKLTPNRDKPMIALSIGDPTVFGNLPTDQVVLQAVKDAVDSQKYNGYAPSVGYLKSRQALANFYSCPEAPLEAEDVILTSGCSHAIDLAISVLCNPGDNILVPCPGFSLYKTLAISMGIHVKLYNLLPEKSWEVDLQQMESLIDERTSCVIVTNPSNPCGSVYSKEHLQKILKVASRHCVPILADEIYSDMVLPGISCPSMASLSSDVPVISCGGLAKRWLVPGWRMGWILIHDRNDILGPAIRQGLVKLSQRILGACSLIQGALEGILNNTPQSFYNNTISLLKSNAEICFNELSTVAGLNPVKTSGAMYLMVGMDMDHFPDFKNDVDFTERLVTEQSVFCLPASVSPLLLRLFVLSL from the exons ATGGATGACAAGACGTACTTGGTGAAGATGAACGGGAACGGCGTCCACGGCAAAACCGCGCTCAACGCCAAAACCCTGGTCGGGACCGTGGTCaacgggaggggggggctgggaAACGGCCTCAACCACGTCAGCATGAACGGCAGCTTGTACCCGGCCAAGGTGAAGAGCCGCCGGCAGAGGTGGGAGGTGAAGCCCTCCGAGATGGCCAACAACACGCTGAACCCCATCAGGAGCATCGTGGACGAGATGAAGCTCACACCCAACAGAGACAAGCCCATGATCGCCCTCTCCATCG GCGACCCCACGGTGTTTGGGAACCTGCCCACAGACCAGGTGGTGCTTCAGGCCGTGAAAGACGCCGTCGACTCGCAGAAATACAACGGCTACGCCCCCTCAGTCG GTTATCTGAAGAGCCGACAGGCCTTGGCCAACTTTTACAGCTGCCCCGAGGCTCCACTGGAGGCAGAG GATGTGATCCTGACCAGCGGCTGCAGTCACGCCATCGACCTGGCGATCAGCGTCCTGTGTAACCCCGGGGACAACATCCTGGTGCCCTGCCCGGGATTCTCCTTATATAAGACTCTGGCCATCTCCATGGGCATCCACGTTAAACTCTACAACCTGCTG CCGGAGAAGTCGTGGGAGGTGGACCTGCAGCAGATGGAGAGCCTGATCGACGAGAGGACTTCCTGTGTGATCGTGACCAACCCGTCCAACCCGTGTGGCTCCGTCTACAGCAAGGAACATCTGCAGAAGATCCTCAAAG tgGCCTCCAGACACTGTGTTCCTATTCTGGCCGATGAAATCTACAGTGACATG gtgttgCCCGGCATCAGCTGTCCGTCCATGGCGTCCCTCAGCAGTGACGTCCCGGTCATCTCCTGCGGAGGTCTGGCCAAACGCTGGCTGGTCCCCGGCTGGAGGATGGGATGGATCCTCATCCACGACCGGAACGACATCCTTGGACCTGCA ATTCGTCAGGGTCTGGTGAAACTGAGCCAGCGGATCCTGGGAGCCTGCAGTCTGATCCAGGGGGCGCTAGAGGGCATCCTCAACAACACGCCTCAGAGCTTCTACAACAACACCATCAGCTTACTAAAG TCGAACGCAGAGATCTGTTTCAACGAGCTGTCCACGGTCGCCGGCCTGAACCCGGTCAAGACCTCAGGAGCCATGTACCTCATG gtgggCATGGACATGGATCACTTCCCAGACTTTAAGAACGATGTGGACTTCACTGAGCGTCTGGTCACCGAACAGTCGGTCTTCTGTCTCCCGGCCTCGGTaagtcctctcctcctccgtctctttgtcctctc ATTGTGA